In Rhinolophus ferrumequinum isolate MPI-CBG mRhiFer1 chromosome 5 unlocalized genomic scaffold, mRhiFer1_v1.p scaffold_110_arrow_ctg1, whole genome shotgun sequence, one DNA window encodes the following:
- the UCMA gene encoding unique cartilage matrix-associated protein, protein MAWRELLLVSCLSAAVLLCMLREGTSASVGTRQVAGQEAQEGVEQKIFMQESDASNFLKKRSKRSPKSQEEVNAENRQKLWVDELRKEYHEEQRNEYENFVEEQNDEQEERSREAIEQWREWHYDGLYPPYLYNRHHI, encoded by the exons ATGGCCTGGAGAGAGCTGCTCCTTGTCTCCTGTCTCTCGGCGGCCGTGCTCCTGTGCA TGCTGCGGGAAGGGACCAGTGCATCCGTGGGCACCAGGCAGGTGGCCGGACAAGAGGCCCAGGAAG GCGTGGAACAGAAGATCTTCATGCAGGAATCAGATGCCTCGAATTTCCTCAAGAAGCGCAGCAAGAGGTCCCCCAAATCCCAAGAGGAGGTGAACG cgGAGAACAGGCAGAAGCTGTGGGTTGATGAGCTGCGGAAAGAATATCACGAGGAACAACGGAACGAGTATGAGAACTTCGTGGAAGAGCAAAATGACG AACAGGAAGAGAGAAGCCGGGAAGCTATTGAGCAATGGCGCGAGTGGCATTATGACGGCCTGTACCCACCGTATCTCTATAACCGTCACCACATCTGA